Genomic DNA from Shouchella patagoniensis:
GCCTGATGTGCGCGGAAAGCGCCATACAATGCATACTGATGCATTGAGCATGCATGCGGGGATTTTGGCAAAGGCTGTTGCAAATGCGGTTGTTGGAAGCTATGTCGGCGAAACGAGGATTTTATGTTCTGCTGGTTCGGAGCACCAGGGACCTCAAGGTGCAAATCTCGTTGCGCCGATTTTACGTGTGGAAGGAAGGGTGCTTAATGATTAAAAATGGTTGGAAAAATTACCACGCCCATATTGACAAAGGCTTCCTAATCCCACCATATAGCTACAAAGACGCTCCAGCACCCAAGCGGGCTGAGTGGACAAGGGAAGCAAAAGTGGTAATGTCCAAAAATGAAATTAAGCTTGCCGCAAACCTGGCTCTTGAAAAAATGGTTGGTTACGGAACGACTTATGTCCGAACCCACGTTGACGTTGATCCCCTATTTGAATTACGAGCAGTTGAAGCACTGCTTGAGGTGCAAGAAGAGTGGTCCGGACGGTTGGTGCTTGATCTCATCGTCTTTAACCAGGAAGGCTTTGACCGATTCCCGGAAACAGAAGTTCTGCTAGCAGAGGCGCTGAGTATGGGAGTGAACGGAATCGGCGGCCATACGAGTATGGATCAAAGCGGTCAAGCACATATCGATAAAATCTTTGCCCTTGCTGAGAAAGCAGATGTTGATTGGATTGAGTTTCATACCGATGAAACCGGGCGAACTGATGATTTTCATTTGCCGTATTTGGCTAAGGTGGCGATAGAAAAAGGCTGGAAGCAAAAAGTAACCGCGATTCATTGCTGTTCACTTGCAACGGTGGATGACGACGTAGCAAAGAAAACAATTGAAGCTGTCGTAGAATCGGGAATGACGGTAACGGCTTGCCCAACGGCGATCGCAACACGCTCGTTAACGCGGGTGAAAGAACTAGCCAAGGCAGGGGTGCCGTTGCAAGTAGGATCAGACAATATGCGTGATTATTTTAATCCTCTCGGAAGTGGAAATATGCTCCAATATGGCCAGCTGCTTGCGTATGTACAACGGTTCTATGAACGTCCAGAAATGGAACAAGTGCTTTCTTGGCTTGCAGCAGAGCCGCCAAATAAGCGAGTGCAAGCCGCAATTGAAAACCTAGAAGTGGAGCTGTCTTATCAAGTAGAATCAGCGATCGAATTGCTTGCGGAAACCCCAACTATAAACAAACGGCAATGAACCTATTTTCATGAGAGGCGGGATCAAGATGCAATCAAAGAGCGAGACGACCACGCTTAATCAAACAGGCCAAAAACCAATGAAAAAAAAGCACCTTCCCCAGTCATTATGGGCTGTCCTAACATTGATCAGCTTTTTCCTTCTCTGGCATGCGGCGACTGTTTTGTTTGGGATACCACGGTATCTGTTGCCATCTCCAGCGGAAATCTTTTTAAGGATGGTGACAGACTTCAATGTTCTCCTGTCTCATTCCCTGACAACCATCACAGAAGTGGCACTTGGATTTGCCCTTAGCTTGTTTATTGGCATTCCTCTTGCAATATCGATTATCTATTCAAGGTACTTAGCAAATTCACTTTATCCAATCCTTATTGGTATCCAATGCATTCCGATGGTATCGATTGCACCAATTCTAGTCATCTGGTTTGGATATGGATTAACCACAAAAGTGTTGCTTGCTTGTCTTATTTCGTTTTTTCCAATTGTCATCAATGCGGTTGTCGGTTTTCGTTCATTGGATAAGGATATGCATGACCTCGGTCGTTCGATCGGGATTTCTGAATGGAAGAACTTCTTCTATTTGCGCTTACCCCATGCGCTCCCACATTTGTTTGGTGGGGTAAAAGTAGGTGTGACACTTGCTGTCGTTGGGGCGATTGTTGGCGAATTTGTTGCTTCCGAACAAGGGCTAGGTTATTTGCAGCTTACGGCAAATGCCCGTCTTGATACACCGCTCGTTTTTGCGACATTGTTTACGCTTGCGATTATTGGTATGTTGCTGTTTGCAACCGTCCATTTGACTGAGAAACTTGTAATGCCTTGGTATAACGCAAATAAAGCGCAAGGAGGTAAGTGAGATGTCAACTAAATTAGAACTTAATAACATAGGAAAAATCTTCACAACAAAAACAGGGGATGTCCAAGCGTTAAAAAATATCTATATGTCAATTGAGGCTGGCGAATTTATCTCGATTGTAGGACCAAGTGGATGTGGGAAAAGTACGATTATGCGCATCATTGCTGGCCTTGACCAACCTTCAAGCGGCGAAATTAAGCAGAATGAAGAGTCTTTATCAGCGATTACAAATGGGTTGGCGGTTGTCTTTCAAAAAGATGTGCTGCTTGCATGGCGTTCCGTACTAGAAAATGTTTTATTTCCCCTTGAGGTGAAATTTGGACGAAAGCACAAGCAAAAAAATAGGGTGAAAGCAATAGAGCTCTTAGAATCAGTTGGGTTGGAAGGGTTCTCTGATAAATATCCGCATGAGTTATCTGGCGGGATGAAGCAGCGTGTTTCCATTTGTCGGGCATTAATTCAAGATCCAAAATTATTATTAATGGATGAACCTTTTGGAGCCCTTGATGCCTTAACGAGGGAACAGATGATGTATGATTTGTTGAAGCTATCGGACAAGTTTGGTTTTACAACAGTGTTTATTACACACAGCATTGAAGAGGCTGTTTTTTTATCGGATAAAGTAGTAGTCATGTCGGGGCGCCCTGGGACAATCTTACGAGACATTTCCATGAAGCTAGTTCGACCGCGTACAAGCGAAACACGTTCAGAACTGGCGTTTCATAAACATGTAAAGGAAATACGAGCCATTTTTAAATCCCAAGGGATCTTAGCTGAAGCGTAACTTAATACAAAGGAGCTTAATTAATGTTAATGAGACATTTTAGATCATTTTACGTTGCTTTCTTTTCGCTCATAGCTTTGGCTGCGTGTAACACTGACTCAGGCGGAGATGACAATGCCCCTACTGTTGATGGAGCAACGGGCGAGATTGGTGAACCAGAAGTGGAAGATGTGACACTCCGGCTCAATTGGCGGTTTAAAGGTGAATTTGTCCCTTTTTTCATTGCGCAAGAAAAAGGATTTTTTGCCGATTATGGACTTAATGTCGAGGTACTTGAAGGGAATGGTTCAACAAACACGATGCAAACGGTCGCCCAAGGGCAAGATGATTTTGGGATCACATCAACCGTCGAACCAACTCAAGGCGTTGGAGAAGGAATGCCCATCACAATGGTTGCTTCTTATATGAACCGCTCGCCGATTATGATTGCGTCCCACTCAGATACTCCAGTCGAAGAGCCAAAGGATTTAGAAGGAAAATCGATTGCTATGGCGATTGCTTCTACATTTACAAATGTGTTTCCTCATTTTTTAGAGACAAATGGGGTGGATGGTTCTTTCGTTGAATCAGTCCAGGTTGAAGCATCGGCTCGGAATGGCTTGTTTTTAAATGAAGAAGTGGATGCGGTAGCGATTTTTTCTACAAATGAATACCCCATTTTTGAGAAGGAATTAGGGGTGGAATTGACTCCCCTTTACTTAGCAGATTATGGGTTTGATTTGGCTGGATTAACTGTAATAGGAAATGACCGCTTTTTAAACGAGAACCCAAACACAACTGCCCGTTTTCTTGCCGCTATTGATGAAGCGTTTGAATACACACTTGCAAACAAAGAAGAAGCCGTGGAGCTTTCCGCGAAATTATTTCCGGATGCGGTTGATAAAGAAGTAACGCTTATGCAGCTAGGGCTGCTTGAAGAGATCACATTGTTTGATGGTGTTCCTTATGGGTGGATGACGGAGGAAAACATTGAAGACACACTCGATATTCTAGAAGTTAGTGATTTAATCGGGGAACAGCATGAACTGGATACCTATTTCACGAATGCATTTTTAGAGGGGGCTGCTCATGAGTGAGTCTTATAAAGTGCATTCCCTTGTTACAGAGAAAAAGTCAGCCTTGCTTGTCGTTGATATGCAAAATGATTTCGTTCATGGAGACGGTATGTTTGCCCATGATGGCTACGATGTTTCGAATTACCAACGGTTAGAGCCAACAATTTACGGCATGATTGAAACGGCAAGGGAGCACGGCATACCGGTTGTGTTTGTATCAATGGCCCATAACGAAAGCAATGATGGAAGCGGAGCATGGCGCAAACGGCGACTAGCGAAGGGCCACCCCAATAGTTGCCGAGAAGGTACTTGGGGAGCACAGCAGTATGGACGCTTGAGCCCTCTCTCTCATGAAGCGCTCATAAAAAAACATCGCTACAGTGGTTTTATTGGCACCGATTTGGATGGGAGGTTAAAGCAATTGCAAATCGAAACCTTGGTCCTAGTTGGAATCAACACAAACACGTGTATAGAATCAACAGCGCGGGATGCGCACCAGCTTGATTATCACGTTGTGCTTGTCAATGAAGCAACAACGGCTGCATATGAAGATGCAATTACGCCTTCGCTTACCAATATAGAGCGCCATTTTGGTATCGTTGTTGAGCATAATGAATGGCAAGCCGCGATCACAGGACAAACACAAGTCAGTTAAAGGGGAGGGGGTGCCATGGATCATTTTAATAAACGCGGACTTACCGTTAAACGATTGCTCGAACTCGACCCGTTAACCGGCGCCGTCTTAGTAGCTGGTGAGTCGCGGAAGGAAAATGTTGTTTCCCGAGTCAATATTATGGGTTCTCCGGAGATCGTCAATTTTGTCAGACCACAAGAGTTCATTATGACAACAGGATATCTGTTTCAAGACCGGAAAGAGCAGTTTGGCGAACTGATTGAGGCGCTTGATAGGCGAGGCGTCTCTGGGATTGGTATTAAAGTCCAACGCTTTATTGAATCGATTCCGGATAGCTTGCTTGAAAAAGCGAGAGAACTCCATTTCCCCGTCGTAGAGATTCGTCCTCACACCATTTTTTCTGATGTGATCAGGGTGGCAATGGAAGAAGTGTTTTATCAGGAATCCGAACATTTAATTACACTTTATAATCGGGTCCAGCAGTTTATGAATGTGCTCGGAAAAGGAAAACCGCTTCAAGATGTGGTCTATCAACTCGAACAGATTATTGGCAATCCAATTTTGCTGCAAGATTTGGAGGGGACAGTAACAGCACCTTTGCTCGAGGATGTGCTTGAAGCGGGGGAATTGTTTGAAGCGAAAAATGGATTAGAATCAAAAGCGGGTACCGGCGTCAGTATGATTGCAATGCGGTCTGAACAATTTCGCTGTTACTCGATTCCACTCGCAGTAGAAGGGTTCGTTGATTATGTGCCTTTTATTGCGTGTGTCGAGACGAATTATGAGCTAACAGAAGTGGACTGTTTGACCCTCGATAAAATGAGCGCCATGCTCGGAATTGAGCTGACAAACGACCTTGCTCGAAAAAAGATTGAGAAGAAATATTTAAACCAGTTTGTAAAGGACTTACTCATTGGCGACATTGTATCAAAAAGCGACATCAATATTCGAGCAAGTTCTTTCGATTTGGATTTTGAACAGAAATGGTTCCGTGTCGTCCTCCTCGATGTGGATTCAGATGTGTTTTTTAATCATACGGAGTTCTCGTACTTATTAAAGTCGATTGAAAGGGCGACAAAAGGCCAGTTGCTTGGGACGAGCCTTGATGAATCTCTTGCTTTTTTGATCGTTGAAGATTCAAAAGA
This window encodes:
- a CDS encoding ABC transporter substrate-binding protein, which codes for MLMRHFRSFYVAFFSLIALAACNTDSGGDDNAPTVDGATGEIGEPEVEDVTLRLNWRFKGEFVPFFIAQEKGFFADYGLNVEVLEGNGSTNTMQTVAQGQDDFGITSTVEPTQGVGEGMPITMVASYMNRSPIMIASHSDTPVEEPKDLEGKSIAMAIASTFTNVFPHFLETNGVDGSFVESVQVEASARNGLFLNEEVDAVAIFSTNEYPIFEKELGVELTPLYLADYGFDLAGLTVIGNDRFLNENPNTTARFLAAIDEAFEYTLANKEEAVELSAKLFPDAVDKEVTLMQLGLLEEITLFDGVPYGWMTEENIEDTLDILEVSDLIGEQHELDTYFTNAFLEGAAHE
- a CDS encoding ABC transporter ATP-binding protein, which translates into the protein MSTKLELNNIGKIFTTKTGDVQALKNIYMSIEAGEFISIVGPSGCGKSTIMRIIAGLDQPSSGEIKQNEESLSAITNGLAVVFQKDVLLAWRSVLENVLFPLEVKFGRKHKQKNRVKAIELLESVGLEGFSDKYPHELSGGMKQRVSICRALIQDPKLLLMDEPFGALDALTREQMMYDLLKLSDKFGFTTVFITHSIEEAVFLSDKVVVMSGRPGTILRDISMKLVRPRTSETRSELAFHKHVKEIRAIFKSQGILAEA
- a CDS encoding cysteine hydrolase family protein; amino-acid sequence: MSESYKVHSLVTEKKSALLVVDMQNDFVHGDGMFAHDGYDVSNYQRLEPTIYGMIETAREHGIPVVFVSMAHNESNDGSGAWRKRRLAKGHPNSCREGTWGAQQYGRLSPLSHEALIKKHRYSGFIGTDLDGRLKQLQIETLVLVGINTNTCIESTARDAHQLDYHVVLVNEATTAAYEDAITPSLTNIERHFGIVVEHNEWQAAITGQTQVS
- a CDS encoding ABC transporter permease; this encodes MQSKSETTTLNQTGQKPMKKKHLPQSLWAVLTLISFFLLWHAATVLFGIPRYLLPSPAEIFLRMVTDFNVLLSHSLTTITEVALGFALSLFIGIPLAISIIYSRYLANSLYPILIGIQCIPMVSIAPILVIWFGYGLTTKVLLACLISFFPIVINAVVGFRSLDKDMHDLGRSIGISEWKNFFYLRLPHALPHLFGGVKVGVTLAVVGAIVGEFVASEQGLGYLQLTANARLDTPLVFATLFTLAIIGMLLFATVHLTEKLVMPWYNANKAQGGK
- a CDS encoding amidohydrolase family protein; amino-acid sequence: MIKNGWKNYHAHIDKGFLIPPYSYKDAPAPKRAEWTREAKVVMSKNEIKLAANLALEKMVGYGTTYVRTHVDVDPLFELRAVEALLEVQEEWSGRLVLDLIVFNQEGFDRFPETEVLLAEALSMGVNGIGGHTSMDQSGQAHIDKIFALAEKADVDWIEFHTDETGRTDDFHLPYLAKVAIEKGWKQKVTAIHCCSLATVDDDVAKKTIEAVVESGMTVTACPTAIATRSLTRVKELAKAGVPLQVGSDNMRDYFNPLGSGNMLQYGQLLAYVQRFYERPEMEQVLSWLAAEPPNKRVQAAIENLEVELSYQVESAIELLAETPTINKRQ
- a CDS encoding PucR family transcriptional regulator, with product MDHFNKRGLTVKRLLELDPLTGAVLVAGESRKENVVSRVNIMGSPEIVNFVRPQEFIMTTGYLFQDRKEQFGELIEALDRRGVSGIGIKVQRFIESIPDSLLEKARELHFPVVEIRPHTIFSDVIRVAMEEVFYQESEHLITLYNRVQQFMNVLGKGKPLQDVVYQLEQIIGNPILLQDLEGTVTAPLLEDVLEAGELFEAKNGLESKAGTGVSMIAMRSEQFRCYSIPLAVEGFVDYVPFIACVETNYELTEVDCLTLDKMSAMLGIELTNDLARKKIEKKYLNQFVKDLLIGDIVSKSDINIRASSFDLDFEQKWFRVVLLDVDSDVFFNHTEFSYLLKSIERATKGQLLGTSLDESLAFLIVEDSKERAEQAAQTIKKEVARQVKRFGLEIDFMLYAGQAVQAISDISKSYQKSRQVKQISSRFRIDNHMLSFENLHLYRLLYFLPQHSGVDDYVQDVLGSLEADGKKGAVYIETLETYFQANKNIRATAEQLYTHYNTIVYRLDKIASLLKIDLDHPDSSLELQVALKLRHIR